One window of the Geotrypetes seraphini chromosome 19, aGeoSer1.1, whole genome shotgun sequence genome contains the following:
- the FIBIN gene encoding fin bud initiation factor homolog, with protein sequence MMLQLQLLWIGVLCKLCQGYYDGPLQPEISNGTLHHYFVPDGDFDENDEPEKCQMLFKVTNRQCPSAEGQIISMRDEFVIIKRQIEDVDRVLEGIGKSISYDLDGEESYGKYLRRESNQIEDAFTNSEKSLMELEVKFKQSQEGDNNEEKTLSNDFIDMMIHTRAVFKETLDISVGLRDKHELLSLTIRSHGTRLSRLKNEYLKV encoded by the coding sequence ATGATGCTGCAGCTTCAGTTACTGTGGATTGGAGTTTTGTGCAAATTATGCCAGGGCTACTACGATGGTCCTCTACAACCAGAGATATCTAACGGGACCTTGCACCACTATTTTGTGCCAGATGGAGACTTTGATGAAAACGATGAGCCGGAGAAATGCCAGATGCTCTTCAAAGTGACCAACAGGCAGTGCCCCTCAGCAGAAGGTCAGATTATCTCCATGAGAGATGAGTTTGTCATCATCAAAAGGCAAATCGAGGATGTGGACAGAGTTCTGGAGGGCATCGGGAAAAGCATTTCTTATGACCTGGATGGAGAAGAGAGCTACGGAAAGTATCTGAGGCGGGAATCCAATCAGATCGAGGATGCTTTCACCAACTCGGAAAAATCCTTAATGGAGCTGGAGGTGAAGTTCAAGCAAAGCCAAGAGGGTGATAATAATGAAGAAAAGACACTGAGTAATGACTTCATAGATATGATGATTCATACGCGAGCAGTCTTCAAGGAAACTCTGGACATCTCAGTTGGCTTAAGGGACAAACACGAGCTTCTCTCCTTAACCATCAGGAGTCATGGCACCAGACTGAGCAGGCTGAAAAACGAATATTTGAAGGTATAG